A window of the Cannabis sativa cultivar Pink pepper isolate KNU-18-1 chromosome X, ASM2916894v1, whole genome shotgun sequence genome harbors these coding sequences:
- the LOC115702886 gene encoding flowering-promoting factor 1, producing MSGVWVFKNGVIRLVENQGESSSSSSEAGGNTRQGSRSRKSLVHLPSGQVVQSYSFLEQILTGLGWERYYGGDPDLFQFHKTSSIDLISLPRDFSRFNSVYMYDIVIKNPNIFHVRDM from the coding sequence ATGTCTGGGGTTTGGGTTTTCAAGAATGGTGTAATAAGGCTAGTGGAGAACCAAGGAGagtcttcttcatcatcttctgAAGCAGGTGGGAATACTAGACAAGGGTCTCGTAGTAGAAAATCTCTTGTACACTTGCCAAGTGGACAAGTAGTTCAATCATATTCTTTTCTGGAGCAAATTTTGACCGGTTTAGGTTGGGAAAGGTATTACGGGGGTGACCCTGACCTCTTCCAATTCCATAAGACTTCCTCCATTGATTTGATATCTCTTCCCAGAGACTTTTCCAGGTTCAACTCAGTTTACATGTACGACATCGTCATCAAAAACCCTAATATCTTCCATGTGAGagatatgtaa